AGTATTTAAGGCTGACAAGCCTTGAGCTGGCCTTTGGGAGCTCTACCCCGGGCACCAAGAGGTTGCACATCATGCGCTGGCGAAAGCTGATAATTTGACCGGGCAGTATGCAAAGGAGGACAAATATGAAAATTGTAGTTTGCCTAAAGCAGGTTTTTGACACAGAAGCCAAGATTACCCTGGATGCCAGCGGGCAGATCAATAAGCAGGGTGTAACCCTGATCATCAACCCCTATGACGAGTACTCGGTGGAAGAAGCCCTGCGCCTGAAAGAAAAGTATAAGGGCGAAGTGACCGTGATCACCGTGGGCAGCGACGAAGCCCAGAGCGCACTGCGCCAGGCGCTGGCCATGGGCGCGGACAAGGCCGTGCTGGTCAACCCCGGCGACATCGAGCTGGACGAATACGCCACCTCCATCATTCTGGCCAAAGCCATTTCCACCCTGGAGTACGATCTGGTCTTTGGCGGCTACATGGCCATTGACGACGGTTCCTCCCAGGTGGCCGCCCGGGTGGCCGACCTGTTGGGTTTGCCGCTGGTTAACACCGTGACCAAGCTGGAAGTGGCCGACGGCAAAGCCGTGGCTACCCACGACATCGACGGCGGCAGCGAAGTGGTGGAAGTACCCCTGCCGGCCATGATCACTTCCCAGGTGGGCTTGAACGAGCCTCGTTATCCTTCCATGAAGGGCATCATGCAGGCCAAGAAAAAACCCATGACCAAGCTGTCCCTGGCCGACCTGGGGCTGGATGCTTCCCAGGTGAAGCCCAAAGTGAAGCCGCTCAGCTATTTCCTGCCCTCACCACGGCAAGCTGGTAGGATTATCCCTGGCGAACCCGCTGAAGCTGTAGCAGAACTGGTCAAGGCTCTGCGGGAAGAAGCAAAAGTTATCTAATAAACTTTACAGAGAGTTTAGGAGGGTATCAGGAATGGCAAAAGGAATTTGGGTATTTGTCGAGCAACGTGACGGCAAAGTTAGAAAGGTAACCTACGAGCTGCTGAGCGAAGGGCGCAAGATTGTCGACAATTTTGGCGGCGAGCTGGCGGCCGTGCTGGTGGGCAGCAATGTTTCTGATATGGCGGCCAGTTTTGGCGAATACGGTGCCGACAAGGTCTATGTGGTGGACAGGCCCGAGCTGGCCAACTACACCACAGACGGTTACTCCAATGTGCTGG
This window of the Desulfurispora thermophila DSM 16022 genome carries:
- a CDS encoding electron transfer flavoprotein subunit beta/FixA family protein → MKIVVCLKQVFDTEAKITLDASGQINKQGVTLIINPYDEYSVEEALRLKEKYKGEVTVITVGSDEAQSALRQALAMGADKAVLVNPGDIELDEYATSIILAKAISTLEYDLVFGGYMAIDDGSSQVAARVADLLGLPLVNTVTKLEVADGKAVATHDIDGGSEVVEVPLPAMITSQVGLNEPRYPSMKGIMQAKKKPMTKLSLADLGLDASQVKPKVKPLSYFLPSPRQAGRIIPGEPAEAVAELVKALREEAKVI